One window from the genome of Cricetulus griseus strain 17A/GY chromosome 2, alternate assembly CriGri-PICRH-1.0, whole genome shotgun sequence encodes:
- the F2r gene encoding proteinase-activated receptor 1 isoform X2 produces the protein MGPQRLLLVAAGLSLCGPLLSSRVPVRQPESEMTDATVNPRSFFLRNPGENTFELIPLGDEEEKNESTLPEGRAIYLNKSHSPPAPLAPFISEDASGYLTSPWLRLFIPSVYTFVFVVSLPLNILAIAVFVLKMKVKKPAVVYMLHLAMADVLFVSVLPLKISYYFSGSDWQFGSGMCRFATAAFYCNMYASIMLMTVISIDRFLAVVYPIQSLSWRTLGRANFTCLVIWVMAIMGVVPLLLKEQTTRVPGLNITTCHDVLNETLLQGFYSYYFSAFSAVFFLVPLIISTICYMSIIRCLSSSSVANRSKKSRALFLSAAVFCVFIVCFGPTNVLLIMHYLLLSDSPATEKAYFAYLLCVCVSSVSCCIDPLIYYYASSECQRHLYGILCCKESSDPNSYNSTGQLMPSKMDTCSSHLNNSIYKKLLA, from the exons ATGGGGCCGCAGCGCTTGCTGCTCGTCGCCGCTGGCCTCAGCCTGTGCGGTCCCTTGCTGTCTTCCCGTGTCCCCGTGCGCCAGCCAG AATCTGAGATGACTGATGCCACTGTGAACCCCCGCTCATTTTTTCTTAGGAATCCCGGTGAAAATACATTTGAACTGATTCCCCTGGGGGACgaggaggagaaaaatgaaagcacCTTGCCAGAGGGCAGGGCAATCTACTTAAATAAAAGCCACTCTCCTCCTGCACCACTTGCTCCCTTCATCTCTGAAGATGCCTCAGGGTATCTGACCAGCCCCTGGCTGAGGCTCTTCATCCCCTCGGTTTACACCTTTGTGTTTGTCGTCAGCCTTCCTCTGAACATCCTGGCCATCGCAGTGTTTGTCTTGAAGATGAAGGTCAAAAAGCCGGCTGTGGTATACATGCTGCACCTGGCCATGGCTGACGTGCTGTTCGTGTCCGTGCTCCCCCTGAAAATCAGCTACTACTTTTCCGGCAGTGATTGGCAGTTTGGGTCTGGGATGTGTCGCTTCGCCACTGCAGCGTTTTATTGTAACATGTACGCCTCCATCATGCTCATGACTGTCATAAGCATTGACCGGTTCCTGGCAGTGGTGTACCCCATCCAGTCCCTGTCCTGGCGCACTCTGGGCAGAGCTAACTTCACTTGCCTGGTCATTTGGGTGATGGCCATCATGGGGGTGGTGCCTCTTCTCCTCAAGGAGCAGACCACCCGGGTTCCAGGGCTCAACATCACCACCTGCCACGATGTCCTCAATGAGACCCTGCTGCAGGGCTTTTACTCCTACTACTTCTCGGCCTTCTCCGCTGTCTTCTTTCTTGTGCCATTGATCATTTCCACGATCTGCTACATGTCCATCATTCGGTGTCTCAGCTCCTCCTCAGTTGCCAACCGCAGCAAGAAGTCCCGGGCTTTGTTCCTGTCCGCTGCTGTGTTCTGCGTCTTCATCGTCTGCTTTGGACCCACCAACGTCCTCCTGATCATGCACTACCTGCTCCTGTCTGACAGCCCTGCCACAGAGAAGGCCTACTTCGCTTACCTCCTCTGCGTCTGTGTGAGCAGCGTGAGCTGCTGCATCGATCCCTTGATTTACTACTACGCCTCCTCCGAGTGCCAGAGGCACCTCTACGGCATCTTGTGCTGCAAAGAAAGCTCCGACCCCAACAGTTACAACAGCACTGGCCAGCTGATGCCGAGTAAAATGGATACCTGCTCTAGTCACCTGAATAACAGCATATACAAAAAGCTATTAGCTTAG